From the Serinus canaria isolate serCan28SL12 chromosome 21, serCan2020, whole genome shotgun sequence genome, one window contains:
- the LOC103820846 gene encoding natriuretic peptides A, translating to MDTKGSFFYGFLLLLLIQLQPSRANPIYSLSPAKELASMEALLERLEDKFAMMEALESNPDLQEPKTQEEILSELADDGDNQKAEPRLAPNTPLSYRDPFLKRLRGLQMPRMMRDSGCFGRRIDRIGSLSGMGCNGESWLSHSTDQHRACPYCVTGEELLIKVFKIQFQNGINLSLVFKLVLVFQKHC from the exons ATGGACACTAAAGGCTCATTTTTCTATggcttccttttgctgctgctcatccagctccagcccagcagagccaacCCTATCTacagcctcagccctgccaaaGAACTGGCCAGCATGGAG GCTCTGCTGGAAAGACTGGAGGATAAGTTTGCAATGATGGAAGCCCTGGAGTCCAACCCCGACCTGCAAGAACCCAAAACCCAGGAGGAGATCCTGTCGGAACTTGCTGATGATGGTGACAACCAGAAGGCTGAACCCAGGCTTGCACCCAACACCCCCCTGTCCTACAGGGACCCCTTCCTCAAGAGACTGAGGGGGCTGCAGATGCCCAGGATGATGAGAGATTCTGGCTGTTTTGGGAGGAGGATTGATCGGATCGGCTCCCTCAGTGGGATGGGCTGCAATGGTGAGTCCTGGCTAAGCCATTCCACTGACCAGCACAGAGCGTGTCCCTACTGTGTCACAGGGGAGGAGCTTCTCATTAAAGTCTTTAAGATACAGTTTCAGAATGGAATTAATTTGAGCCTAGTATTTAAGCTAGTGTTGGTTTTTCAAAAGCATTGCTGA